A stretch of the Panicum virgatum strain AP13 chromosome 9N, P.virgatum_v5, whole genome shotgun sequence genome encodes the following:
- the LOC120690995 gene encoding probable amino-acid acetyltransferase NAGS2, chloroplastic codes for MAASLAAASARFVAGGEASPARPWAAAARVPGVAGRRRRPAAGVRCGGARAPGAGGGVFPEEAEAEEGGRFVGWFREAWPYIRGHRGSTFVVVVSGEVVAGPHLDGILQDISLLHGLGIKFVLVPGTHVQIDKLLAERGKKAKYAGRYRITDSDSLEAAMEAAGRIRLTIEAKLSPGPPMLNLRRHGVNGRWHEIADNVASGNFLGAKRRGVVGGIDYGFTGEVKKIDVSRIRERLDRDSIVVVSNMGYSSAGEVLNCNTYEVATACALAIEADKLICIVDGQIFDEHGRVNRFMSIEEADMLIRTRAKQSEIAANYVKVVDEEDINHVRNLQMKQDSEHGLNGRSHINGYTDSKHGLNERSHINGYTASFRNGVGFNNGNGLSGEQGFAIGGEERLSRSNGYLSELAAAAYVCHGGVQRVHIVDGTVGGSLLLELFTRDGVGTMIARDMYEGTRMAREEDLSGIRKIIHPLEESGVLVRRTDKELLEALTSFIVVERDGSIIACAALFPYIEDKSGEVAAIAVSEECRGQGQGDKLLDYVEKKALSLGLEKLFLLTTRTADWFVRRGFKECSIESLPAERRKRIDLSRGSKYYMKQLQAAEIGHMAVNGFAMR; via the exons ATGGCGgcgtccctcgccgccgcctccgcgcgcttcgtcgccggcggcgaggcctcgccggcgcggccctgggccgcggccgcgcgcgtccCCGGCGTcgccgggcggcgccggcgccccgccGCGGGCGTGCGCTGCGGAGGGGCGAGggcgcccggcgccggcggcggggtttttccggaggaggcggaggcggaggaaggGGGCCGGTTCGTGGGGTGGTTCCGGGAGGCGTGGCCGTACATCCGGGGCCACCGAGGGAGCAccttcgtcgtcgtcgtctcggGGGAGGTCGTCGCCGGACCCCACCTCGACGGCATTCTGCAG GATATATCCCTTCTTCATGGTCTTGGGATCAAATTTGTTCTCGTTCCTGGAACGCATGTCCAGATTGATAAGCTCTTGGCTGAGAGAG GAAAGAAGGCTAAGTATGCTGGTCGCTACCGTATTACCGATTCAGATTCATTAGAGGCTGCAATGGAGGCAGCTGGACGAATACGGCTAACTATAGAAGCGAAGCTATCTCCTGGCCCACCAATGTTAAATCTCCGCCGACATGGTGTTAACGGTCGCTGGCACGAGATTGCtgataatgttgcaagtggaaaTTTTCTTGGTGCTAAG AGGCGAGGGGTTGTTGGTGGCATTGATTATGGATTCACTGGTGAAGTTAAGAAAATAGATGTTTCACGGATAAGAGAAAGGCTTGATAGAGACAGTATAGTTGTTGTGAGCAATATGGGATACTCCAGCGCAGGGGAGGTCTTAAATTGCAA TACCTATGAAGTTGCTACAGCATGTGCTTTAGCCATAGAGGCGGACAAGCTTATTTGCATTGTTGATGGCCAAATATTTGATGAGCATGGCCGAGTCAATCGTTTCATGTCTATTGAGGAGGCAGATATGTTGATCAGGACACGTGCTAAGCAAAGTGAGATTGCTGCGAATTATGTGAAGGTTGTTGATGAGGAGGACATTAATCATGTCCGCAACCTCCAGATGAAGCAGGATTCAGAACATGGTTTGAATGGAAGGAGCCATATTAATGGGTATACTGATTCAAAACATGGTTTGAATGAAAGGAGCCATATTAATGGGTATACTGCATCTTTTCGCAATGGTGTGGGTTTCAATAATGGAAATGGTCTGTCTGGTGAGCAAGGGTTTGCTATTGGTGGGGAGGAACGCTTGAGCAGGTCAAATGGTTACCTTTCAGAGTTGGCTGCAGCAGCTTATGTATGCCAT GGTGGTGTCCAAAGAGTTCATATCGTGGATGGTACTGTAGGTGGATCATTGTTGTTGGAACTATTCACCAGAGATGGTGTTGGAACGATGATAGCTAG GGATATGTATGAAGGCACAAGAATGGCTAGAGAGGAAGATCTTTCAGGTATTAGAAAGATCATTCATCCTCTAGAAGAATCTGGTGTCCTGGTGCGCCGAACAGATAAAGAG CTTCTTGAAGCACTGACATCATTCATCGTCGTGGAACGAGATGGTTCGATCATAGCGTGTGCTGCTCTCTTTCCTTATATTGAGGATAAATCCGGAGAAGTTGCTGCTATTGCTGTCTCCGAAGAATGTCGAGGACAAGGTCAAGGAGACAAGTTACTTG ATTACGTTGAGAAGAAGGCTTTATCTCTTGGACTGGAGAAATTATTTTTGCTTACTACACGGACAGCTGATTG GTTTGTTCGTCGCGGTTTCAAGGAGTGCTCGATCGAATCCCTGCCAGCGGAGAGGAGAAAACGGATCGACCTTTCGCGCGGGTCCAAATACTACATGAAGCAGCTCCAGGCTGCAGAGATAGGGCATATGGCTGTCAACGGTTTTGCCATGAGATGA
- the LOC120690999 gene encoding cysteine-rich and transmembrane domain-containing protein WIH2-like, with amino-acid sequence MSYYGQQQPPVGVPPPQGYPGKDAYPPAGYPPAGYPPPAQGYPPQGYPPAGYPPQQGYPQQGYPPPYAQPPPPQRPQSSGGPSFMEGCLAALCCCCLLEACF; translated from the exons atgaGCTACTAcggccagcagcagccgcccgTCGGCGTGCCTCCCCCGCAAG GGTACCCCGGGAAGGACGCGTACCCACCGGCCGGCTACCCGCCCGCGGGgtacccgccgccggcgcagggcTACCCGCCGCAGGGGTACCCTCCCGCGGGGTACCCTCCGCAGCAGGGGTACCCGCAGCAGGGCTACCCGCCGCCGtacgcgcagccgccgccgccgcagcgcccgcAGAGCAGCGGAGGGCCCTCCTTCATGGAGGGATG CTTGGCCGccctttgctgctgctgcctgttGGAAGCCTGCTTCTGA